The following proteins come from a genomic window of Microbacterium sp. SY138:
- a CDS encoding 6-phosphofructokinase yields MKIGILTSGGDCPGLNAVIRGIVLKGTTSYDLEFVGIRDGWRGLVDGDFMPLTRHEVKGLSKVGGTILGTSRTNPYEGERGGAENIAKTLYGHKIDGIIAIGGEGTLAAADRLAKDGIKVIGVPKTIDNDLQATDYSFGFDTAVNIATDAMDRLRTTGDSHQRCMVAEVMGRHVGWIALHAGMAAGAHVICIPEVPMSIDDITELVTSAHDRGRAPLVVVSEGFKLLGMDEAYSDKGLDAFNRPRLGGIGDQLAPEIERITGIETRATILGHIQRGGSPSAFDRVLATRLGLHAADAIVDGAWGQMVAMQGTDIVRVPFADALGELNTVPRYRYDEAAALFG; encoded by the coding sequence ATGAAGATCGGCATCCTGACGAGCGGCGGCGACTGCCCCGGCCTCAACGCGGTCATCCGCGGCATCGTGCTCAAGGGCACGACCTCATACGACCTGGAGTTCGTCGGCATCCGCGACGGCTGGCGCGGACTCGTCGACGGGGACTTCATGCCGCTGACCCGGCACGAGGTGAAGGGGCTGTCGAAGGTGGGCGGCACGATCCTCGGCACCAGCCGCACGAACCCGTATGAGGGCGAGCGCGGGGGAGCCGAGAACATCGCCAAGACCCTCTACGGGCACAAGATCGACGGCATCATCGCGATCGGCGGTGAAGGCACGCTCGCAGCCGCCGACCGCCTCGCCAAGGACGGCATCAAGGTGATCGGCGTCCCCAAGACGATCGACAACGACCTGCAGGCGACGGACTATTCGTTCGGCTTCGACACAGCCGTGAACATCGCCACGGACGCGATGGATCGCCTCCGCACGACCGGTGACTCCCACCAGCGCTGCATGGTCGCCGAGGTCATGGGTCGGCACGTCGGCTGGATCGCCCTGCACGCCGGAATGGCTGCCGGTGCGCACGTCATCTGCATCCCCGAGGTACCGATGTCGATCGACGACATCACGGAGCTCGTCACCAGCGCCCACGACCGCGGTCGCGCGCCCCTGGTCGTCGTCTCCGAGGGGTTCAAGCTCCTCGGGATGGACGAGGCATACAGCGACAAGGGGCTCGACGCCTTCAATCGACCGCGCCTCGGCGGTATCGGCGACCAGCTCGCCCCCGAGATCGAGCGCATCACCGGCATCGAGACGCGTGCGACGATCCTCGGCCACATCCAGCGCGGTGGATCGCCGTCGGCCTTCGACCGCGTTCTCGCCACGCGCCTGGGGCTGCATGCGGCGGACGCGATCGTGGACGGCGCGTGGGGTCAGATGGTCGCCATGCAGGGCACCGACATCGTGCGGGTGCCGTTCGCCGATGCGCTCGGCGAACTGAACACCGTCCCGCGCTACCGCTACGACGAGGCTGCGGCGCTCTTCGGCTGA